The Aeromicrobium yanjiei genome includes a region encoding these proteins:
- a CDS encoding DUF4385 domain-containing protein has product MSQEIDHRAHPEAYRVGRGEQGVFGVQPYASELLPLWRFATPDVATTSSEAILQAFCDYLEAGDFVGADMARKYLQMGYTRSRRYARHRGGRKYDGPVPADQKGRSGAHGRRELPPDEEDPVKAESAQIFKRAWDAAAADERYQRLRAAHRKAYG; this is encoded by the coding sequence GTGAGCCAGGAGATCGACCACCGCGCCCACCCCGAGGCGTACCGCGTGGGACGCGGGGAGCAGGGCGTGTTCGGCGTGCAGCCCTACGCGTCCGAGCTGCTGCCGCTGTGGCGCTTCGCGACGCCCGACGTGGCGACGACCAGCAGTGAGGCGATCCTCCAGGCGTTCTGCGACTACCTCGAGGCGGGTGACTTCGTGGGCGCGGACATGGCGCGCAAGTACCTGCAGATGGGCTACACCCGGTCGCGACGCTATGCCCGCCACCGCGGCGGCAGGAAGTACGACGGGCCCGTCCCGGCCGACCAGAAGGGTCGCAGCGGCGCCCACGGTCGGCGTGAGCTGCCGCCGGACGAGGAGGACCCGGTCAAGGCCGAGTCGGCGCAGATCTTCAAGCGGGCCTGGGACGCCGCGGCCGCCGACGAGAGATATCAGCGTCTCAGGGCCGCGCACCGCAAGGCGTACGGATGA
- a CDS encoding acyl-CoA dehydrogenase, translating to MSHYKSNLRDVEFNLFELFDRGSVYGTGVFEEIDQDTASSILGEVERLASTALAASFDDADRNPPVYDPEAKTVTMNPAFAKSYQAWMDAEWWRIQIPEELGGQRGPASLIWSSSEFVLGANPAIWMYACGPAFARIVFENGIERDKKIAQHIVDRRWGATMVLTEPDAGSDVGAGRTKAFPNEDGSWNIEGVKRFITSAEHDLAENILHLVLARPQGVEGVGGPGTKGLSLFLVPKFHFDHETGELTGERNGAYVTNVEKKMGIKVSTTCEVTFGDGAPAQGWLLGEVHDGINQMFRVIENARMFVGAKAIATLSTGYLNALDYAKERVQGADLTRASDKTAPRVTITHHPDVRRSLLMQKSFAEGLRSLMIYAATFQDEVMQKTADGEDASLPEAINDLLLPLVKGYGSERSWTLLGTESLQTYGGSGFLQDYPIEQYVRDAKIDTLYEGTTAIQGQDLFFRKIVRNKGQALGHLSAEIEAFIKSEAGNGRLKVERELLAKGLEDAQAIIGAVFTDLMSANPADEKGDIANIYKVGLNTTRLVYVLGDLVVAWLLLRGADVALTKLDGEVSASDKSFYEGKVAAASFFARNVLPLLAGERAIAENIDSSIMELDEAVF from the coding sequence ATGAGCCATTACAAGAGCAACCTCCGCGACGTCGAGTTCAACCTCTTCGAGCTCTTCGACCGCGGCAGCGTCTACGGCACCGGCGTCTTCGAGGAGATCGACCAGGACACGGCGTCGAGCATCCTCGGCGAGGTCGAGCGGCTCGCCTCGACCGCCCTGGCCGCGTCCTTCGACGACGCCGACCGCAACCCCCCGGTCTACGATCCGGAGGCCAAGACGGTCACGATGAACCCGGCGTTCGCCAAGTCGTACCAGGCCTGGATGGACGCCGAGTGGTGGCGCATCCAGATCCCCGAGGAGCTCGGCGGCCAGCGCGGCCCGGCCTCCCTGATCTGGTCGAGCTCGGAGTTCGTGCTCGGTGCCAACCCGGCGATCTGGATGTACGCCTGCGGCCCCGCGTTCGCGCGCATCGTCTTCGAGAACGGCATCGAGCGCGACAAGAAGATCGCCCAGCACATCGTCGACCGCCGCTGGGGCGCCACGATGGTGCTGACCGAGCCCGACGCGGGCTCCGACGTCGGCGCCGGCCGCACCAAGGCCTTCCCCAACGAGGACGGCTCCTGGAACATCGAGGGCGTCAAGCGCTTCATCACCTCGGCCGAGCACGACCTGGCCGAGAACATCCTGCACCTCGTCCTCGCCCGCCCGCAGGGCGTCGAGGGAGTCGGCGGACCCGGCACCAAGGGCCTGAGCCTGTTCCTGGTCCCCAAGTTCCACTTCGACCACGAGACCGGTGAGCTGACCGGCGAGCGCAACGGCGCGTACGTCACGAATGTCGAGAAGAAGATGGGCATCAAGGTGTCCACGACGTGCGAGGTCACCTTCGGCGACGGCGCACCCGCGCAGGGCTGGCTCCTCGGCGAGGTGCACGACGGCATCAACCAGATGTTCCGCGTGATCGAGAACGCGCGCATGTTCGTCGGCGCCAAGGCCATCGCGACCCTGTCGACCGGTTACCTCAACGCGCTCGACTACGCCAAGGAGCGCGTGCAGGGCGCCGACCTCACGCGTGCGTCCGACAAGACCGCTCCGCGCGTCACGATCACCCACCACCCCGACGTCCGTCGCTCGCTGCTGATGCAGAAGTCGTTCGCCGAGGGCCTGCGCTCGCTGATGATCTACGCCGCGACGTTCCAGGACGAGGTCATGCAGAAGACCGCGGACGGTGAGGACGCCTCGCTGCCCGAGGCCATCAACGATCTGCTGCTGCCCCTCGTCAAGGGCTATGGCTCGGAGCGGTCGTGGACCCTGCTCGGCACCGAGTCGCTGCAGACGTACGGCGGATCGGGCTTCCTGCAGGACTACCCGATCGAGCAGTACGTCCGTGACGCCAAGATCGACACCCTCTACGAGGGCACCACGGCGATCCAGGGCCAGGACCTGTTCTTCCGCAAGATCGTGCGCAACAAGGGCCAGGCACTCGGCCACCTGTCCGCCGAGATCGAGGCCTTCATCAAGAGCGAGGCCGGCAACGGTCGCCTCAAGGTCGAGCGCGAGCTGCTCGCGAAGGGCCTCGAGGACGCGCAGGCCATCATCGGCGCGGTGTTCACCGACCTGATGTCGGCCAACCCGGCCGACGAGAAGGGCGACATCGCCAACATCTACAAGGTCGGGCTCAACACGACCCGCCTGGTGTACGTGCTGGGCGACCTCGTCGTCGCGTGGCTGCTGCTCCGCGGCGCCGACGTGGCGCTGACAAAGCTCGACGGCGAGGTGTCGGCGTCCGACAAGTCCTTCTACGAGGGCAAGGTCGCGGCCGCCTCGTTCTTCGCCCGCAACGTCCTGCCGCTCCTGGCCGGCGAGCGCGCGATCGCCGAGAACATCGACAGCTCGATCATGGAGCTGGACGAAGCAGTGTTCTGA
- a CDS encoding MarR family winged helix-turn-helix transcriptional regulator — protein sequence MSHPESPADLSGEDLEAWSALATVLEWLPAALDAQLQRDAGLTHFEYGLMYALARSPEQTLRMSVLAGYANSSLSRLSRAASRLETRGWLRRIPDPADGRYTLAILTDRGRRTVDDAAPGHVATVRRLVLDPLTRAQVEQLREISRRITGTIRDDDGWRPPASTS from the coding sequence ATGTCACACCCCGAGAGCCCGGCCGACCTCAGCGGCGAGGACCTCGAGGCGTGGTCCGCACTGGCCACCGTCCTCGAGTGGCTGCCGGCGGCGCTGGACGCCCAGCTGCAGCGCGATGCCGGCCTGACGCACTTCGAGTACGGGCTGATGTACGCGCTGGCCCGGTCACCCGAGCAGACGCTGCGCATGAGCGTCCTGGCCGGCTACGCCAACAGCTCGCTGTCCCGCCTGTCGCGTGCCGCGTCACGGCTGGAGACGAGGGGCTGGCTGCGGCGCATCCCCGATCCCGCCGACGGTCGCTACACGCTGGCGATCCTCACCGACCGGGGACGCCGCACGGTCGACGACGCGGCCCCGGGCCACGTCGCCACGGTCCGCAGGCTGGTGCTCGACCCGCTGACCCGGGCGCAGGTGGAGCAGCTGCGGGAGATCAGCCGACGCATCACCGGCACGATCCGCGACGACGACGGGTGGCGCCCGCCGGCGTCCACTTCCTGA
- a CDS encoding oxidoreductase, translating into MTWSADDIPDLSGRRAVITGVTGGLGLHTALGLARKGAELVVTARDETKASAVVDRIRRDVPRVRIDVVALDLADLADAKRAAAEVAGTYDRIDVLVNNAGIMIPPRSETKDGFELQIGTNHLGHFAWTAGLWPVLDASDARVVTVSSMAHTSVGGIDLTSLTPAGSPRRYRRWQSYAESKLANLLFAVELDRRAKAAGSGVVSVAAHPGYAATNLTKTGPSVRGVSLPGVGIHQVSKIIGQPASHGAWPLLMAATDPSLTGGEYVGPGSLGGMRGRPKLVGMSRAARDESLADDLWAASEAATGVELKV; encoded by the coding sequence GTGACCTGGAGCGCCGACGACATCCCTGACCTGTCCGGGCGGCGCGCCGTCATCACGGGAGTGACCGGGGGCCTCGGCCTCCACACCGCACTCGGCCTCGCCCGCAAGGGCGCCGAGCTCGTGGTCACCGCACGCGATGAGACCAAGGCGAGCGCGGTCGTCGACCGCATTCGCCGCGACGTGCCCCGGGTCCGCATCGACGTCGTCGCGCTGGACCTGGCCGATCTCGCGGACGCGAAGCGGGCCGCCGCCGAGGTCGCGGGCACGTACGACCGCATCGACGTCCTGGTCAACAACGCCGGCATCATGATCCCGCCCAGGAGCGAGACCAAGGACGGCTTCGAGCTGCAGATCGGCACCAACCACCTCGGCCACTTCGCCTGGACCGCCGGCCTGTGGCCGGTCCTCGACGCGAGCGACGCCCGGGTCGTGACGGTCTCCTCGATGGCCCACACGTCGGTCGGCGGCATCGACCTGACGTCGCTGACGCCCGCCGGCAGCCCACGCCGCTACCGCCGCTGGCAGTCCTATGCCGAGTCCAAGCTGGCCAACCTGCTGTTCGCAGTCGAGCTCGACCGCCGGGCGAAGGCGGCCGGCAGCGGGGTCGTGAGCGTCGCGGCTCACCCCGGCTACGCCGCTACCAACCTCACCAAGACCGGGCCGTCGGTCCGCGGGGTGTCGCTGCCGGGCGTCGGCATCCACCAGGTCAGCAAGATCATCGGCCAGCCCGCGTCGCACGGGGCCTGGCCCCTGTTGATGGCCGCGACCGATCCGAGCCTGACCGGTGGCGAGTACGTCGGACCCGGCAGCCTCGGTGGCATGCGCGGCAGGCCCAAGCTGGTGGGGATGTCGCGGGCCGCGCGCGACGAGAGCCTGGCGGACGACCTGTGGGCGGCCTCCGAGGCCGCAACCGGCGTCGAGCTCAAGGTCTGA
- a CDS encoding MFS transporter, with protein MSQATETRHRGAYAIWVVALLVYVLAVFHRSSLAVAGLAATDRFGIVASQLATFTMLQLLVYAAMQIPVGLLVDRFGPRRVLLTGAITLTVAQAGFAFADTYALALVARVFVGIGDAMTFICVLRLVNTWFAPRRIPLITQLTGMIGQLGAIIAAVPMTAALSHLGWTKAYLLAASIGIVLSIALAIVVRDRPDARSTQGPALSFVQIRSSLGASWAQPGTRLGFWIHFSTQFSATTLGLLWGYPFFVRGEHTSKGFAGLLLTLMVVAMMAAGPLLGWAIGRHPWHRSTFVLSIIGSIVAVWTIVLCWPGTAPAWLLVVLVLVTGVGGPASMIGFDVGRTSNPIERMSSATGIINQGGFIASLVLVIAIGLILDWRTPGGGTSYTPEAFRWAMSFQYVLWAVGITQIWRYRVRTRAKVMAEDPGAYGRTPL; from the coding sequence GTGAGCCAAGCGACCGAGACGCGCCACCGCGGGGCGTACGCCATCTGGGTCGTGGCCCTCCTCGTCTACGTGCTCGCGGTGTTCCACCGCTCGTCCCTCGCGGTCGCCGGTCTCGCCGCGACCGACCGGTTCGGCATCGTGGCGTCGCAGCTCGCGACGTTCACGATGCTGCAGCTGCTGGTCTATGCGGCGATGCAGATCCCGGTCGGTCTGCTGGTCGATCGGTTCGGTCCGCGCCGGGTGCTGCTGACCGGTGCGATCACCCTGACCGTCGCGCAGGCCGGCTTCGCGTTCGCCGACACCTACGCCCTCGCGCTCGTCGCCCGCGTGTTCGTCGGCATCGGGGACGCGATGACGTTCATCTGTGTCCTGCGCCTGGTCAACACCTGGTTCGCCCCGCGGCGCATCCCCCTGATCACCCAGCTGACCGGCATGATCGGGCAGCTCGGCGCGATCATCGCCGCGGTGCCCATGACCGCGGCGCTCAGCCACCTCGGCTGGACCAAGGCGTACCTGCTGGCGGCCTCGATCGGCATCGTGTTGTCGATCGCCCTCGCGATCGTGGTCCGCGACCGGCCGGACGCCCGCTCCACCCAGGGTCCGGCGCTGTCGTTCGTGCAGATCCGCAGCAGCCTCGGCGCGTCGTGGGCGCAGCCCGGCACCCGCCTCGGCTTCTGGATCCACTTCTCGACCCAGTTCAGCGCGACGACGTTGGGCCTGTTGTGGGGCTATCCGTTCTTCGTGCGCGGCGAGCACACGTCCAAGGGCTTCGCAGGTCTCCTGCTGACGCTGATGGTGGTCGCCATGATGGCCGCGGGCCCGCTCCTCGGCTGGGCCATCGGGCGTCACCCGTGGCACCGCTCGACCTTCGTCCTGTCGATCATCGGCTCGATCGTCGCGGTGTGGACGATCGTGCTCTGCTGGCCGGGCACCGCGCCCGCCTGGCTGCTGGTCGTCCTGGTCCTCGTGACCGGGGTCGGTGGCCCCGCCTCGATGATCGGCTTCGACGTCGGGCGCACGTCCAACCCGATCGAGCGCATGTCCAGCGCCACGGGGATCATCAACCAGGGCGGCTTCATCGCGAGCCTCGTGCTGGTGATCGCGATCGGCCTGATCCTCGACTGGCGCACGCCGGGCGGCGGGACGTCCTACACGCCCGAGGCCTTCCGCTGGGCGATGTCGTTCCAGTACGTCCTGTGGGCGGTCGGCATCACGCAGATCTGGCGCTACCGCGTGCGCACCCGGGCCAAGGTCATGGCCGAGGACCCCGGCGCGTACGGCCGCACGCCGCTGTAG
- a CDS encoding SDR family NAD(P)-dependent oxidoreductase codes for MDLQLTGRTAFVSGSTQGIGYAIAEALLAEGASVVVNGRDDERVGSAVARLRAAFPAAAVSGIAADFADAEQVGGLLEALGDVDVLVNNVGLFDLAPFADVPDQEWHRYFEINVMSGVRLSRHVLGGMLDRGWGRIIFVGSESGVNVPADMVHYGVTKAGTIALANGLAKLTRGTEVTVNTILGGPTYSDGVARAVEQLAQQQGVPVEVLKDAIASGNQTSLLQRFIDPAEIAHLATYLASPLASATNGAALRADGGVLTAML; via the coding sequence ATGGATCTGCAGCTGACCGGCAGGACCGCCTTCGTGAGCGGCTCGACCCAGGGCATCGGGTACGCGATTGCGGAGGCCCTCCTCGCCGAGGGCGCATCGGTCGTGGTCAACGGACGCGACGACGAACGGGTCGGATCGGCGGTGGCCCGTCTGCGGGCGGCGTTCCCGGCCGCGGCCGTCTCCGGTATCGCCGCCGACTTCGCCGACGCCGAGCAGGTCGGAGGCCTGCTCGAGGCGCTGGGCGACGTCGACGTCCTGGTCAACAACGTGGGCCTGTTCGACCTCGCGCCCTTCGCGGACGTCCCGGACCAGGAGTGGCACCGGTACTTCGAGATCAACGTCATGAGCGGCGTCCGTTTGTCGCGGCACGTGCTCGGCGGCATGCTCGACCGGGGCTGGGGCCGGATCATCTTCGTCGGCAGCGAGTCGGGCGTGAACGTCCCGGCCGACATGGTCCACTACGGCGTCACCAAGGCGGGCACGATCGCGCTCGCCAACGGCCTGGCCAAGCTCACCCGGGGCACCGAGGTCACGGTCAACACGATCCTCGGCGGGCCGACGTACTCCGACGGCGTCGCCCGGGCGGTCGAGCAGCTCGCGCAGCAGCAAGGTGTGCCGGTCGAGGTGCTGAAGGATGCCATCGCGAGTGGCAACCAGACATCGCTGCTGCAGCGGTTCATCGACCCGGCCGAGATCGCCCACCTCGCGACGTACCTGGCCAGCCCGCTCGCGTCGGCGACCAACGGAGCCGCGCTGCGGGCCGACGGCGGGGTGCTGACGGCCATGCTGTGA
- a CDS encoding HAD family hydrolase: MTTTGFDLDMTLIDSRPGIKAVYDEIVTESGFAIDTDLVISRLGPPLEWELTNWIPEAEVARWADRYRDLYPQIALDLVEPLPGAHEALAAAGRLGRTIVITAKHGPNARLHLERLGLEVDEVFGQAWREGKADVLRAEGATTYVGDHVHDMDAAGLAGAAGIGVTTGPCTADELRAAGAGLVLPSLEDLAQHLV, from the coding sequence ATGACGACGACCGGCTTCGACCTCGACATGACGCTGATCGACTCCAGGCCGGGCATCAAGGCGGTCTACGACGAGATCGTGACCGAGTCGGGGTTCGCGATCGACACCGATCTGGTCATCTCCCGCCTGGGGCCGCCGCTGGAGTGGGAGCTCACCAACTGGATCCCGGAGGCGGAGGTCGCCCGCTGGGCGGACCGCTACCGCGACCTCTACCCGCAGATCGCGCTCGACCTGGTCGAGCCGCTACCCGGGGCGCACGAGGCGCTCGCCGCTGCCGGACGCCTGGGCCGCACGATCGTCATCACCGCCAAGCACGGCCCCAACGCCCGGCTGCACCTCGAACGTCTCGGCCTGGAGGTCGACGAGGTCTTCGGCCAGGCCTGGCGCGAGGGCAAGGCTGACGTGTTGCGGGCCGAGGGCGCCACGACATACGTGGGCGACCACGTGCACGACATGGACGCCGCGGGACTCGCCGGGGCCGCAGGCATCGGCGTGACCACCGGACCGTGCACCGCCGACGAGCTGCGCGCCGCTGGAGCGGGGCTCGTCCTGCCGTCCTTGGAGGATCTGGCCCAGCACCTCGTGTGA